A single window of Nicotiana sylvestris chromosome 3, ASM39365v2, whole genome shotgun sequence DNA harbors:
- the LOC138888058 gene encoding uncharacterized protein, translating into MDPLKYIFHKPMPTGKLAKWKILLSEFDIVYVTQKAVKGQALADHLAENHMGEVYDGWRMFFDGAANFKEVGIGAVLVSETGQHYPVSAKLRFPYINNMEEYEACILGLNMAVDMNIQELLELRKRFTMIEFRYVPRIQNEFADALATLSSMMQHLDKNYIDPILVSIHNQPSYCAHVEEETDGKPWFYDIKEYLSK; encoded by the exons ATGGATcccctgaagtacatatttcataagcccatgcctactgggaagttggctaaatggaagatactactaagtgagttcgacatcgtctatgtaactcaaaaggcagtcaagggacaagcattggccgatcatctCGCTGAAAATCATATGGGAGAAgtatatgacggttggaggatgttctttgacggagccgcaaatttcaaagaagtaggcattggagcagttttggtatcagaaacgggtcagcattatcccgtatctgctaaactcagatttccctataTTAACAACATGGaagagtacgaagcctgcatactagggctcaacatggcagtcgacatgaacattcaagaattgctg gaattgagaaagaggttcacaatgATAGAATTTCGatatgtgcccagaattcaaaatgagtttgccgacgcattagccactttgtcatcaatgatgcaacatctagataagaactatattgatcccattctggtgaGCATCCATAATCAGCCatcatattgtgctcatgtcgaggaagaaacagatggaaagccttggttctatGACATTAAGGAGTACTTATCAAAatga